The following are from one region of the Sulfitobacter indolifex genome:
- a CDS encoding acetyl-CoA acetyltransferase, translating into MSDPYIVGWAHTAFGRSDAPDTEALMAEVTGPALTHAGVAAEDVDGIFVGVFNNGFSDQDFQGALVGMGNDALSRVPATRYENACATGSAALHGAMDFIASGRGKIALVVGAEKMTATPGVEVGDILLGASYRREEAEVRGGFAGLFGQIAGNYFQRYGDQSETLAMIAAKNHHNGMQNPFAHMQRNFDVAFCNTVSEKNPLVAGPLRRTDCSLVSDGAAAIVLAAPEVAAELQRAIRFRARSHTNEPLALSRREITRFDGARRAWEQAFAASGVALDDLSLVETHDCFTVAELLEYEAMGLTEPGQGARAIREGWTAKDGRLPVNPSGGLKSKGHPIGATGVSMHVMAAMQLMGEAGGMQVPDAELAGVFNMGGAAVASYASILERVV; encoded by the coding sequence ATGAGCGACCCTTATATCGTGGGCTGGGCCCATACCGCTTTTGGCCGCAGTGATGCCCCGGACACGGAAGCATTGATGGCGGAGGTCACTGGTCCTGCGTTGACGCATGCAGGGGTCGCCGCTGAGGACGTCGACGGTATTTTCGTGGGCGTGTTCAACAATGGTTTTTCAGATCAGGATTTCCAAGGTGCCTTGGTCGGCATGGGCAATGACGCACTTTCGCGTGTGCCGGCCACCCGTTACGAAAATGCCTGTGCCACAGGCTCCGCAGCATTGCATGGGGCAATGGATTTTATCGCCAGCGGCCGGGGCAAAATTGCACTTGTGGTCGGCGCTGAGAAGATGACCGCCACACCGGGCGTGGAAGTGGGTGATATCTTGCTTGGCGCCTCTTACCGTCGCGAAGAGGCAGAGGTGCGCGGCGGCTTTGCGGGGCTCTTCGGCCAGATTGCCGGGAATTATTTCCAGCGTTATGGCGATCAGTCCGAAACACTGGCGATGATCGCTGCTAAAAACCACCATAATGGGATGCAAAACCCATTCGCGCATATGCAGCGGAACTTTGATGTCGCCTTTTGCAATACGGTTTCAGAGAAGAACCCCCTGGTTGCTGGCCCATTGCGACGTACCGATTGTTCGCTGGTGTCGGATGGGGCCGCGGCGATCGTGCTAGCGGCGCCTGAAGTTGCGGCCGAGCTGCAGCGGGCAATCCGCTTTCGGGCGCGGAGCCACACCAACGAACCCCTGGCGCTGTCGCGCCGGGAGATCACGCGTTTTGATGGCGCGCGCAGGGCGTGGGAGCAGGCCTTCGCCGCCAGTGGCGTAGCGCTTGATGACCTGAGCTTGGTGGAAACGCATGACTGTTTCACTGTCGCGGAGCTCTTGGAATATGAGGCGATGGGGCTGACCGAGCCGGGTCAAGGTGCGCGCGCGATCCGCGAAGGCTGGACCGCTAAAGACGGGCGTCTGCCGGTGAACCCATCAGGGGGTCTGAAGTCTAAGGGACACCCCATCGGAGCGACTGGCGTTTCGATGCATGTCATGGCGGCGATGCAACTGATGGGCGAAGCAGGAGGTATGCAGGTTCCCGATGCTGAGCTCGCTGGCGTCTTTAATATGGGCGGGGCCGCTGTGGCATCTTATGCCTCGATCCTCGAACGGGTGGTCTAA
- a CDS encoding TRAP transporter small permease, producing MRFLLREFEKIICALLFLGMTLIGFINVVVRYATHYSFAASEELLTNGFLLLTVFGAAIAARRGQHLAVTIVQDFLPRPAARAVFVLSVILSVLLLAASAWFSWATLMNQLESGIQSYALGVPAWWYQIGLPFGFGLIIIRYLQHAAETWHPSQQTPQATPSV from the coding sequence ATGCGGTTTTTGCTGCGAGAATTCGAAAAGATCATCTGCGCCCTGCTGTTTCTTGGCATGACGCTCATCGGCTTCATTAACGTCGTCGTCCGCTACGCCACGCATTATTCCTTTGCAGCCTCAGAAGAGCTGCTGACCAACGGCTTTCTGCTGCTGACCGTCTTCGGCGCTGCAATTGCCGCACGGCGGGGCCAGCATTTGGCGGTAACGATTGTGCAAGATTTTTTGCCCCGCCCTGCGGCCCGGGCAGTGTTCGTGCTTTCGGTGATCCTTTCAGTCTTATTGCTTGCAGCTTCCGCTTGGTTTTCTTGGGCCACCTTGATGAACCAACTAGAGAGCGGCATCCAAAGCTATGCCCTCGGCGTGCCTGCATGGTGGTATCAAATCGGCCTGCCTTTCGGCTTTGGCCTTATCATTATTCGCTACCTGCAGCATGCGGCAGAGACGTGGCACCCGTCCCAGCAAACACCACAGGCGACCCCAAGTGTCTGA
- a CDS encoding SDR family NAD(P)-dependent oxidoreductase, with protein MNDTVALITGAARGIGLATASLLHAEGRRVVMLDRDADELATAAATLPGALSLTCDVSIPQHVAQSIAEVEQTYGRLDILVNNAGVADFGPLAETDFARWRRVMDTNLDGVFLMSQACLPLLSVRGGAIINIASISGLRASTLRVAYGTSKAAVIHLTKQQAAELGEVGIRANCVCPGPVDTKLALAVHSPEIRAAYHDAIPLNRYGTEREIAEVICFLAGERASYVTGQVVASDGGFDATGVGLPALRV; from the coding sequence ATGAACGATACTGTCGCTCTCATCACAGGTGCCGCACGCGGCATCGGTCTCGCGACTGCATCTCTTTTGCACGCCGAGGGCAGACGCGTCGTGATGCTTGACCGCGATGCGGATGAGCTTGCAACTGCCGCGGCCACCCTGCCCGGCGCTTTGTCCCTGACCTGTGACGTGTCGATCCCCCAGCACGTCGCGCAATCTATTGCAGAGGTCGAACAAACATATGGACGCCTCGACATTCTGGTAAACAACGCGGGCGTCGCGGACTTTGGACCGCTGGCTGAAACCGATTTCGCCCGCTGGCGGCGTGTTATGGACACAAATCTTGATGGCGTTTTTCTGATGTCGCAGGCCTGCCTGCCCCTCTTGTCGGTACGCGGCGGCGCCATCATCAACATTGCCTCGATCTCAGGCTTGCGTGCCTCAACGCTGCGCGTTGCCTATGGTACCTCCAAAGCTGCCGTCATCCATCTCACCAAGCAGCAAGCCGCGGAACTGGGAGAGGTCGGCATCCGTGCAAACTGCGTTTGTCCCGGCCCAGTGGACACAAAACTCGCGCTGGCCGTACACTCTCCTGAAATACGTGCCGCCTACCATGACGCGATACCGCTTAACCGATATGGAACGGAGCGGGAAATCGCAGAAGTCATTTGCTTTCTAGCCGGCGAGCGGGCCAGCTATGTTACAGGTCAGGTTGTGGCCTCCGATGGCGGGTTTGATGCAACCGGCGTCGGGCTGCCTGCGTTGAGGGTGTGA
- a CDS encoding TRAP transporter large permease, whose translation MGAGTQMIVAFFVLMALRVPVAFALGLSAMYAMWQIGFGFELAGDLIATGIAKYALLAIPFFILAGTLMGTLGIAERMIRFFRILIGNLPGGMGVVGTVVCLFWGAVSGSGPASVAAIGPMIIKGMEEDGYPRAAAAALVCTGAAFSIVIPPSIGLVIYGVIAETSISALFIAAIIPGLFMGMLMLVVLPFIKSTNREGLDKLSPAPPSNGYWRDLGRSFRESFWGLMTPVVILGGIYSGIFTPTEAALVATVYAIAVGAFAYRTLTIRALYDALTEAASSSAVVMLVVAYASLFGWVVTVEDLVGQYSGQLLGLSDNGGVILMVIMLILLIAGMFMDPVTVMFISLPIFMPVVRELGWDPVWFGVLVMVNLAIGLITPPVGINLYVAANITRQPLERIARAALPFLAISVIGLAIVAAVPALSLFLPEVLK comes from the coding sequence ATGGGTGCCGGCACCCAAATGATCGTTGCCTTCTTTGTGCTGATGGCACTGCGCGTGCCGGTGGCCTTCGCGCTCGGCCTATCGGCCATGTATGCGATGTGGCAAATCGGCTTCGGCTTTGAGCTTGCAGGAGACCTGATCGCCACTGGCATCGCCAAATACGCTTTGCTGGCCATCCCCTTTTTTATTCTCGCAGGGACGCTGATGGGAACATTGGGAATTGCCGAGCGCATGATCCGTTTTTTCCGCATCCTGATCGGCAACCTTCCCGGTGGCATGGGCGTCGTTGGCACGGTGGTCTGCCTCTTTTGGGGGGCTGTTTCAGGCTCTGGCCCTGCCTCTGTGGCAGCTATTGGCCCTATGATCATCAAAGGGATGGAAGAAGATGGCTACCCCCGCGCCGCGGCTGCCGCTCTGGTCTGCACGGGGGCTGCCTTCTCCATTGTGATCCCGCCCTCCATCGGCCTTGTGATCTATGGCGTTATCGCCGAGACCTCGATCTCCGCTCTTTTTATCGCAGCAATCATACCCGGTCTTTTTATGGGGATGCTGATGCTGGTCGTTCTACCCTTCATCAAGTCGACCAACCGGGAGGGGCTGGACAAGCTTTCGCCCGCACCCCCCAGCAACGGTTACTGGCGCGATCTGGGGCGAAGCTTTCGCGAGTCCTTCTGGGGCCTCATGACGCCTGTGGTCATCCTCGGCGGAATCTATTCCGGTATTTTCACCCCAACCGAAGCGGCCCTTGTCGCCACAGTCTATGCCATAGCTGTCGGCGCCTTTGCCTACCGCACGCTGACAATCCGCGCCCTCTATGACGCCCTAACCGAAGCCGCTTCATCCTCCGCCGTAGTCATGCTGGTGGTCGCCTATGCAAGCCTATTTGGCTGGGTCGTAACCGTCGAAGACCTCGTCGGACAATACTCCGGCCAGTTGCTCGGCCTGTCGGACAATGGCGGGGTGATCTTGATGGTCATCATGCTAATCCTACTGATCGCAGGCATGTTCATGGACCCCGTCACGGTGATGTTCATCTCTCTTCCAATTTTCATGCCGGTGGTGCGTGAATTGGGATGGGACCCGGTATGGTTCGGCGTGCTGGTGATGGTAAACCTTGCCATTGGTCTCATCACGCCGCCCGTCGGGATTAATCTTTACGTCGCTGCAAACATCACGCGACAGCCCTTGGAGCGCATTGCGCGTGCCGCATTGCCGTTTCTCGCCATCAGCGTCATCGGCCTTGCCATTGTGGCGGCGGTCCCCGCCCTGTCCCTATTTCTGCCTGAGGTCCTGAAATGA
- a CDS encoding PPC domain-containing DNA-binding protein, whose amino-acid sequence MSEGRTLNHPGPVAADRIIAVSCSAVHQRVTLKAGFTLLQAMVDAVGEVGAWFDLDNVSVEKLTFVRPAPAPDDRHVAWYSAQTVLTSATIKRAGSHLGRRDGAAFAHVHGLWTDSNGSPHAGHLLAEATVLSTDHTVDAWVLEGAIFDMKADAETGFTLFHPVSMGAVEHPNATLATIRPNELLEEGLAKCSDATGLRFRTIKGLGSLVGTKLEGQPILEDDATEILLTGEAGRGGISVGFAGPPIIGNLALGANRVCVTFEVLLLS is encoded by the coding sequence ATGTCTGAGGGGCGGACCTTGAACCATCCCGGTCCGGTTGCTGCAGATCGAATTATTGCAGTGTCCTGCAGTGCAGTACATCAGCGCGTCACGCTGAAGGCGGGATTTACGCTGTTGCAAGCGATGGTTGATGCCGTAGGAGAAGTTGGCGCCTGGTTTGACTTAGATAACGTGTCGGTGGAGAAGCTGACATTCGTGCGTCCTGCGCCCGCACCGGACGACCGCCATGTTGCGTGGTATAGCGCGCAGACGGTGCTGACATCTGCGACGATCAAAAGAGCGGGCTCACATCTGGGACGGCGGGACGGCGCAGCATTCGCCCACGTGCACGGTCTTTGGACTGACAGCAATGGAAGCCCTCATGCGGGACATTTGCTGGCCGAGGCCACGGTGCTATCGACGGATCACACCGTTGATGCCTGGGTATTGGAAGGTGCGATTTTTGACATGAAGGCCGATGCGGAGACAGGCTTCACGCTATTTCATCCAGTCTCTATGGGGGCGGTTGAGCACCCTAACGCCACTCTTGCGACCATCCGACCCAATGAGTTGCTCGAGGAAGGTCTGGCAAAGTGCTCGGATGCAACCGGATTGCGTTTTCGGACCATCAAAGGTCTGGGCAGTCTGGTTGGCACTAAGTTGGAGGGTCAGCCGATCTTGGAAGACGACGCAACTGAAATTCTCCTAACGGGCGAAGCCGGGCGGGGCGGGATCTCTGTGGGATTTGCGGGTCCGCCAATCATTGGCAATCTGGCTTTGGGCGCGAACCGGGTGTGCGTGACCTTTGAAGTCCTCTTATTGTCCTAA
- a CDS encoding IclR family transcriptional regulator, whose protein sequence is MRNDEQPAPASGSQAVDRALALLQITGRAVGRGVALSELIAASGLGKPTVRRLMLALIRRGLVEQDGSTRLYHLGEESYVLGILATPRHGLLETAADALVRLAKASGDTAFVSMRRGSDAVCLYREEGAFPIRTHALETGAQHPLGIGAGSLAMLSALPDAEIDALLVDNADRLASDYPNYTAELLRSDVAMTRARGFALNPGRIVAGSWGVGMALRRPDGSVAGALSLAAIESRMQPPRDAELAALLEHEARDIEARLARRMPLTNSPKDL, encoded by the coding sequence GTGAGAAATGACGAACAGCCAGCGCCCGCCAGCGGCAGTCAAGCGGTGGATCGCGCCTTGGCGCTGCTGCAAATCACAGGCCGCGCCGTTGGGCGGGGGGTGGCGCTGTCGGAGTTGATCGCGGCCTCTGGTCTGGGCAAACCCACGGTGCGGCGGTTGATGCTGGCGTTGATCCGGCGCGGGTTGGTGGAACAGGACGGGTCCACGCGGCTCTATCATTTGGGGGAGGAAAGCTATGTGCTCGGCATCTTGGCGACCCCGCGCCATGGACTTTTGGAAACGGCTGCCGATGCTCTCGTGCGTTTGGCCAAAGCAAGTGGCGACACCGCCTTTGTGAGTATGCGGCGCGGGTCCGATGCTGTCTGTCTATACCGCGAGGAGGGCGCGTTTCCGATCCGCACCCATGCACTGGAAACGGGCGCGCAGCACCCTCTTGGGATTGGGGCGGGCTCGTTGGCCATGCTAAGCGCGCTGCCCGATGCGGAAATTGACGCCCTGTTGGTGGACAACGCCGATAGGCTGGCCTCGGACTACCCGAACTACACTGCTGAACTGCTGCGCAGTGACGTGGCGATGACACGCGCCCGCGGGTTTGCGTTAAACCCCGGCCGCATCGTGGCTGGCAGCTGGGGCGTTGGCATGGCCTTGCGGCGGCCTGACGGTTCCGTTGCCGGAGCTTTGTCCCTGGCCGCCATTGAGAGCCGAATGCAGCCGCCCCGTGACGCAGAACTGGCAGCTTTGCTGGAACATGAAGCGCGAGACATTGAAGCCCGTCTGGCGCGACGAATGCCACTTACAAATTCACCGAAGGATTTATGA
- a CDS encoding DUF4214 domain-containing protein, whose amino-acid sequence MSYTLADYKWGFGEQGHSGGTVTWSFASPGAGSAFAGDISNPTYQALIRDAFQAWENVINIDFVEVADGAQSDLRLGWDSIDGAYGVIGTAQSYLSKTSSTLYSVTEAEIRFDLAENWSTSKTAPGGAVNLYTTALHEIGHTMGLLHTDDPDTIMYPTLKSQPDLTHHDIEGAQLMYGARLWGTAQDDLLVATNAADVINGQDGLDTVRFEGALSLYSVTDDNALNIEVYAAATGLTQELQNVERLQFDNGSLAFDTDGNAGTTYRLYQAAFDRAPDPEGLGFWIRHFDTGTVTHEEMAGHFIRSEEFDTKYGGTANVDNDAFLTLLYNNILDRDPDQSGFDFWQDQQENGLSRSVMLQHFSDSQENIIKVAAAVDDGIWYV is encoded by the coding sequence ATGAGCTATACCTTGGCTGACTATAAATGGGGCTTTGGAGAACAGGGGCATTCGGGTGGCACCGTCACCTGGAGTTTCGCCTCCCCGGGCGCCGGCTCTGCTTTTGCGGGTGACATATCAAACCCGACCTACCAAGCGCTGATCCGCGATGCGTTTCAGGCGTGGGAAAACGTCATAAACATCGATTTTGTCGAGGTCGCCGACGGCGCTCAAAGCGATCTGCGTCTCGGCTGGGACAGTATTGACGGGGCTTACGGCGTGATCGGCACGGCGCAGTCCTACTTGAGCAAAACAAGCTCGACGCTCTACAGCGTCACCGAGGCAGAAATCCGGTTTGATCTGGCAGAAAACTGGTCCACGAGCAAAACAGCCCCCGGCGGGGCCGTGAACCTCTACACCACGGCCCTGCATGAGATCGGCCACACCATGGGCCTGCTGCATACCGATGATCCCGACACCATCATGTATCCCACTCTCAAATCCCAGCCCGATCTGACACATCATGATATCGAAGGCGCGCAGCTTATGTATGGCGCCAGGCTGTGGGGCACCGCGCAAGACGATCTGTTGGTGGCCACAAATGCCGCAGATGTCATCAATGGCCAGGACGGCCTTGACACCGTCCGCTTTGAAGGCGCTTTGAGCCTCTACAGCGTGACAGATGACAATGCGCTTAATATCGAAGTTTACGCTGCTGCCACAGGCCTCACGCAGGAGCTGCAAAACGTCGAACGGCTGCAGTTTGATAACGGGTCTCTCGCCTTTGACACGGATGGAAATGCCGGCACCACCTACAGGCTCTATCAAGCTGCCTTTGATCGCGCTCCTGATCCTGAAGGATTGGGGTTCTGGATCCGGCATTTCGATACGGGCACCGTCACCCACGAGGAAATGGCAGGGCACTTCATTCGCTCCGAAGAGTTCGACACCAAATATGGTGGCACGGCAAATGTCGATAACGACGCCTTCCTAACCCTGCTTTACAACAACATTCTTGACCGCGACCCGGATCAAAGCGGATTTGATTTTTGGCAGGATCAACAAGAGAACGGCTTAAGCCGATCTGTGATGCTGCAGCACTTCTCAGACTCGCAGGAAAATATCATCAAAGTCGCCGCAGCCGTCGATGACGGCATCTGGTACGTCTGA
- a CDS encoding mannose-1-phosphate guanylyltransferase/mannose-6-phosphate isomerase — MTHIVHPILLAGGSGTRLWPLSRKSYPKQFAKLMGERSLFQASAKRLAGEGFAAPVILTGADYRFVVTEQLAAVEIAPAGILIEPEGRNTAPAILAAALELAARAPEALMLVAPSDHVIPEAESFRAAVQAATIAALEGQLVTFGIRPDRAETGYGWLEMSQAPSADFASEPQPLKGFVEKPDSATAEALLNGGQHLWNAGIFLFSVKTIIAAFEAHAPEMLVLVRASVDQAEQDLGFTRLAPGPWGQVEDISIDYAVMEKAENLSVVPYGGAWSDLGGWDAVWRETGPDEAGVVVSASATAIDCHDTMLRAEDPRQQLVGIGLRDIIAVAMPDAVLVAHKDRAQDVKKAVAALKAKGASQADTLPKDFRPWGWFECLVSGSRFQVKRITVHPGAALSLQSHHHRSEHWIVVEGTAKVTIGEEVKLVSENQSVYIPLGATHRMENPGKVPMVLIEVQTGSYLGEDDIIRYEDVYARGQGAKG; from the coding sequence ATGACCCATATTGTGCACCCAATCCTGTTGGCCGGAGGGTCTGGCACCCGGCTTTGGCCGCTGTCGCGCAAAAGCTATCCTAAGCAGTTTGCCAAATTGATGGGGGAGCGCAGCTTGTTTCAGGCGTCGGCCAAACGGCTGGCTGGGGAGGGGTTTGCGGCCCCGGTGATCCTGACTGGCGCGGATTATCGATTTGTGGTGACAGAACAATTGGCCGCAGTGGAGATCGCGCCTGCTGGCATTCTTATTGAGCCTGAGGGGCGCAACACCGCGCCTGCGATCCTTGCTGCCGCCTTGGAGCTTGCCGCCCGCGCGCCCGAAGCGCTGATGCTGGTGGCGCCCTCGGATCACGTGATACCTGAGGCGGAAAGCTTCCGCGCGGCGGTTCAGGCGGCGACCATCGCAGCCCTCGAAGGCCAGCTGGTGACCTTCGGCATCCGCCCCGACCGGGCAGAGACCGGCTATGGCTGGCTGGAGATGAGCCAGGCGCCCTCGGCTGATTTTGCCTCTGAGCCACAGCCGCTTAAGGGATTTGTGGAAAAGCCCGACAGCGCCACCGCGGAGGCGCTGCTCAACGGGGGGCAGCATTTGTGGAATGCGGGAATTTTCCTCTTCTCGGTCAAGACGATCATTGCGGCCTTTGAAGCGCATGCCCCTGAGATGTTGGTTTTGGTGCGCGCCTCTGTGGACCAGGCTGAGCAAGATCTTGGCTTTACCCGGCTGGCGCCCGGGCCTTGGGGCCAGGTGGAGGATATCTCCATCGACTATGCCGTGATGGAGAAAGCTGAAAACCTCAGCGTCGTCCCCTATGGCGGGGCGTGGTCGGATTTGGGCGGCTGGGATGCGGTCTGGCGCGAGACCGGTCCGGATGAGGCGGGCGTGGTGGTCTCGGCTTCCGCCACGGCCATCGATTGTCATGACACAATGCTGCGCGCCGAAGACCCACGACAGCAATTGGTTGGCATCGGATTGCGCGACATCATTGCGGTGGCCATGCCCGACGCGGTGCTGGTGGCGCATAAAGACCGTGCGCAGGATGTCAAAAAAGCGGTCGCGGCTCTTAAGGCCAAGGGGGCCTCTCAAGCGGACACGCTCCCGAAGGATTTTCGCCCCTGGGGCTGGTTTGAATGCCTCGTGTCGGGTTCCCGCTTTCAAGTAAAGCGCATTACGGTTCATCCCGGGGCTGCCCTCAGCCTGCAGAGCCATCATCACCGCTCAGAGCATTGGATCGTCGTCGAAGGCACGGCCAAGGTGACGATCGGAGAAGAGGTGAAGCTCGTGAGTGAGAACCAATCAGTTTATATTCCTTTGGGCGCCACCCACCGGATGGAGAACCCCGGCAAGGTGCCCATGGTGCTCATTGAAGTGCAAACTGGCAGCTATCTCGGCGAGGATGACATCATCCGCTATGAAGATGTCTATGCCCGGGGGCAGGGCGCCAAGGGGTGA
- a CDS encoding DctP family TRAP transporter solute-binding subunit, with the protein MISKAALAAILATTVLSGAAASAETLRLSHNTGDTTTWHKGAEKFGELLSEKTDGAYDVRVFPNAQLSGGDQMKQAEMVGRGALDLVVTSAINVTPLVPEMAVFSLPYLYANYAQVDATTQGAPAKLLEDILREKGIEVLAWGENGFREVTNNVRPIKTPEDMKGLNMRVAGPMYIDVMNALGANPQQMQWGETMTALQQGVVDGQENPIGAVIIPQQVFEVQKHLTAWHYSYDPIFLGVSTEVWADLDADTQEMMRAAATEAMEYQREITREGTAEGIAFLRDKGMEVYEPSDEELTAFREATKPAFDTWAAKVGTDIVGSFQDAIAATPAN; encoded by the coding sequence ATGATTTCAAAGGCCGCCTTGGCCGCAATTTTAGCCACCACAGTTTTGTCCGGCGCCGCCGCAAGTGCCGAAACCCTGCGCCTGTCGCATAACACTGGCGACACGACGACTTGGCACAAGGGTGCCGAGAAATTTGGCGAACTCCTGTCCGAAAAAACAGATGGTGCCTACGACGTTCGCGTCTTTCCCAATGCGCAGCTGTCCGGCGGCGACCAGATGAAACAGGCCGAAATGGTGGGCCGCGGCGCGCTTGATCTCGTTGTCACCTCGGCGATTAACGTGACCCCCTTAGTGCCTGAAATGGCTGTCTTCTCGCTGCCCTACCTCTATGCCAACTACGCTCAGGTGGATGCGACCACCCAAGGTGCGCCGGCAAAGTTGCTGGAAGACATTCTGCGCGAAAAAGGCATCGAAGTGCTGGCTTGGGGCGAAAATGGGTTTCGCGAAGTCACCAACAACGTCCGCCCGATCAAGACCCCCGAGGACATGAAGGGGCTCAACATGCGCGTGGCCGGGCCCATGTACATCGACGTGATGAATGCGCTCGGCGCCAACCCGCAGCAGATGCAATGGGGTGAGACGATGACCGCACTTCAGCAGGGCGTCGTTGACGGGCAGGAAAATCCAATCGGGGCCGTGATTATTCCCCAGCAGGTTTTTGAGGTGCAAAAACATCTGACCGCTTGGCACTATTCCTATGATCCGATCTTCCTTGGCGTCTCGACCGAGGTTTGGGCAGATCTGGATGCAGACACCCAAGAGATGATGCGCGCGGCGGCGACTGAGGCCATGGAATATCAGCGCGAGATCACGCGTGAAGGCACCGCCGAAGGCATCGCATTCCTGCGCGACAAGGGAATGGAAGTCTACGAGCCTTCCGACGAAGAGCTAACCGCCTTTCGCGAAGCGACCAAACCTGCGTTCGACACTTGGGCCGCTAAAGTCGGCACCGACATCGTCGGCAGCTTTCAAGACGCCATCGCGGCGACACCCGCGAACTAA
- a CDS encoding acyl-CoA synthetase has protein sequence MQPISTRVMNLSQFLTDAARRQSEDIGLVWGEATWTWSELEARATAFAAALRDRYGMRKGDRLLVQSANCNQMFEAAFACWKLGCVWVPANFRQTPEDVAWFAASSGAKGLLVGAEFAEHIAACDGLDFTVRIGGTGHDDYDGLVMEFAAATVTPAPVDRDDPAWFFFTSGTTGKPKAAVLTHGQLAFVVTNHLCDLMPGTGPQDASIVVAPLSHGAGIHQLTQVAHGVKTVLPGGTKFDPAEIWRLVARWRITNAFTVPTIVKLLVEHPSVKEHDHSSLRYVIYAGAPMYRADQIRALEVLGPVLVQYFGLGEVTGNITVLPPIHHSADDTIMRIGTCGFARTGMQVQVQDAEGREVMPGETGEVAVIGPAVFAGYHDNPQANAKAFRDGWFLTGDLGHMDAEGFLYLTDRASDMYISGGSNIYPREIEEKILQHPAISECAVLGIPDATWGEVGIAVCVARGEAPDPTAFLAWLAPLVPRYKMPKAVVFWEEMPKSGYGKITKKLIRAELTARGEIADV, from the coding sequence ATGCAGCCTATCTCAACCCGGGTCATGAACCTTTCGCAATTCTTGACCGATGCCGCGCGGCGACAGTCGGAAGACATCGGCCTTGTTTGGGGGGAGGCGACTTGGACCTGGTCTGAATTGGAGGCGCGCGCGACTGCTTTTGCTGCCGCCCTTCGGGACCGCTATGGAATGCGCAAAGGCGACCGGTTGCTGGTGCAATCTGCCAATTGCAATCAAATGTTTGAGGCCGCCTTTGCCTGCTGGAAACTTGGCTGTGTCTGGGTGCCTGCAAATTTTCGTCAAACCCCAGAAGATGTTGCTTGGTTTGCGGCCTCTTCTGGCGCGAAGGGATTGCTGGTGGGGGCTGAGTTTGCAGAGCATATCGCCGCCTGCGATGGTCTGGACTTCACCGTGCGTATCGGCGGTACAGGACATGACGATTACGACGGGCTCGTCATGGAATTTGCGGCGGCAACAGTCACCCCAGCCCCCGTGGACCGCGACGATCCGGCATGGTTTTTCTTTACCTCTGGGACGACCGGAAAACCAAAGGCCGCAGTGCTGACCCATGGCCAGCTGGCGTTCGTCGTGACCAACCATCTGTGTGATTTGATGCCAGGGACGGGCCCTCAAGATGCCTCTATTGTGGTAGCACCGCTGTCACATGGCGCAGGGATCCACCAGCTGACGCAAGTGGCCCATGGGGTAAAAACCGTTCTTCCCGGGGGGACCAAATTCGATCCCGCCGAGATCTGGCGCCTGGTTGCTAGATGGCGCATCACAAATGCATTCACTGTGCCTACGATCGTAAAGCTATTGGTCGAGCATCCTTCTGTGAAGGAACATGACCATTCCAGTCTGCGCTATGTGATATATGCGGGGGCCCCAATGTACCGCGCGGATCAAATCCGCGCACTCGAAGTGCTGGGGCCCGTCTTAGTGCAGTACTTTGGGCTGGGCGAGGTCACAGGCAATATCACCGTGTTGCCCCCCATCCATCATTCTGCGGATGATACCATCATGCGCATCGGCACTTGCGGCTTTGCCCGCACGGGGATGCAGGTGCAGGTCCAGGATGCTGAAGGACGTGAGGTGATGCCGGGTGAGACCGGGGAGGTCGCCGTTATTGGCCCGGCAGTATTTGCCGGGTACCACGACAATCCCCAGGCGAACGCCAAAGCGTTTCGAGATGGTTGGTTCCTGACCGGCGATCTTGGTCATATGGATGCGGAAGGGTTTTTGTATCTGACGGATCGTGCGTCAGACATGTATATCTCGGGAGGGTCCAACATCTATCCTCGTGAGATTGAGGAGAAGATCCTGCAGCATCCTGCCATCAGCGAATGTGCCGTGCTGGGCATACCAGACGCGACCTGGGGCGAAGTCGGTATCGCTGTTTGCGTTGCACGAGGGGAAGCACCCGATCCCACGGCCTTTCTGGCGTGGCTGGCCCCATTGGTGCCGCGCTACAAGATGCCTAAAGCTGTCGTATTCTGGGAAGAGATGCCTAAGTCGGGCTATGGTAAGATCACCAAAAAGCTGATCCGGGCCGAGTTGACCGCGCGGGGGGAGATTGCGGATGTCTGA